A single Rhopalosiphum padi isolate XX-2018 chromosome 4, ASM2088224v1, whole genome shotgun sequence DNA region contains:
- the LOC132929188 gene encoding beta-1,3-glucosyltransferase isoform X1, producing MFINGIYFICLYLLTILHTFESSEIVITILSQPNDYNVEQALRLKNNILKQTKSIKDPRLGGVYMLHEQFPEPGSWTIIPIIKLLYKNNKNAKWFLFCEENAYVNYDNLQLLLKEKNSSESIWMGYGVKDKHPTIIHHYAFEENENERVTYPLFAAGFVISAELLKNIANLNLETLGSDFSIDASYELALVINKKIQHLPLKFCLKLSPDCIVHPLSERSDCTHYGKVTKDSIYFAVKTCSKFHSDRVPVLQSTWGRDAVHIEYFSDKLDDTIPTTVLDVPNTERGHCQKTIAIFKYLSKKLLSNKAVKWIALTDDDTLLSVPRLASILSCWNGQQIALGQRYGYNIRGDPSLGYNYLTGGGGIIFNVALVHKLTTCKCYAFDAPDDMVLGMCLKALNATVVHSPVFHQARPQDYADEYLESYPMVSFHKHWMIDPIEVYRHWLYQDSSFGHDEL from the exons atgtttataaatggcatttattttatttgtctataCTTGTTGACGATTTTGCATACATTTG aAAGCTCGGAGATAGTCATAACAATTTTGAGTCAACCAAATGACTATAATGTAGAACAAGCActcagattaaaaaataatatattgaaacaaacaaaatcaattaaa GATCCACGACTAGGTGGAGTATATATGCTTCATGAACAATTTCCAGAACCTGGAAGTTGGACTATTATTCCAATTATAAAACT attgtataaaaataataaaaatgcaaagtGGTTTTTGTTTTGTGAAGAAAACGCTTATGTAAATTATGACAATTTACAATTACTTTTGAAAGAAAAGAACTCTAGTGAA TCTATATGGATGGGATATGGTGTAAAAGATAAACATCCCACAATAATTCATCATTATGCATTTgaagaaaatgaaaatgaaagaGTTACTTACCCTTTGTTTGCTGCAGGATTTGTTATATCTGCTGAGCTATTAAAAAA tattgccaatttaaatttagaaacttTGGGTTCAGATTTTTCAATCGATGCATCTTATGAATTAGCACtagtaatcaataaaaaaattcaacatcTACCATTGAAATTTTGTTTGAAACTTTCACCAGACTGTATTGTTCATCCTTTGTCTGAAAGAAGTGATTGT acACATTATGGAAAGGTGACAAaagattcaatatattttgctgTGAAAACTTGCAGTAAATTTCATTCAGATAGAGTACCAGTATTACAATCTACTTGGGGCCGAGATGCCGTGCATATAGAATACTTTAGCGATAAACttg acGATACAATACCAACAACTGTATTAGATGTACCAAATACTGAAAGAGGACACTGTCAAAAGACTATTgcaattttcaaatacttatctAAAAAACTTTTGTCAAATAAAGCTGTGAAATGGATTGCATTGACAGATGATGATACTCTTTTGAG TGTTCCTCGGTTAGCATCAATATTGAGCTGTTGGAATGGTCAGCAAATTGCACTTGGTCAAAGATATGGTTACAATATTCGAGGAGATCCGTCTTTAGGATACAATTATCTAACTGGCGGAggaggtattatatttaatgtggcGCTGGTCCATAAATTGACCACTTGCAAATGTTATGCATTTGATGCACCCGATGATATGGTATTAGGCATGTGTTTGAAAGCTTTAAATGCTACAGTGGTTCATTCTCCAGTTTTCCATCAA GCTAGACCACAAGATTATGCTGACGAGTATTTAGAATCTTATCCAATGGTATCTTTTCATAAACATTGGATGATTGATCCAATAGAAGTTTATCGTCATTGGCTTTATCAAGACTCTTCTTTTGGACATGACGAGCTTTAA
- the LOC132929188 gene encoding beta-1,3-glucosyltransferase isoform X2, with protein sequence MSADNFIESSEIVITILSQPNDYNVEQALRLKNNILKQTKSIKDPRLGGVYMLHEQFPEPGSWTIIPIIKLLYKNNKNAKWFLFCEENAYVNYDNLQLLLKEKNSSESIWMGYGVKDKHPTIIHHYAFEENENERVTYPLFAAGFVISAELLKNIANLNLETLGSDFSIDASYELALVINKKIQHLPLKFCLKLSPDCIVHPLSERSDCTHYGKVTKDSIYFAVKTCSKFHSDRVPVLQSTWGRDAVHIEYFSDKLDDTIPTTVLDVPNTERGHCQKTIAIFKYLSKKLLSNKAVKWIALTDDDTLLSVPRLASILSCWNGQQIALGQRYGYNIRGDPSLGYNYLTGGGGIIFNVALVHKLTTCKCYAFDAPDDMVLGMCLKALNATVVHSPVFHQARPQDYADEYLESYPMVSFHKHWMIDPIEVYRHWLYQDSSFGHDEL encoded by the exons ATGTCTGCAGACAATTTTATAG aAAGCTCGGAGATAGTCATAACAATTTTGAGTCAACCAAATGACTATAATGTAGAACAAGCActcagattaaaaaataatatattgaaacaaacaaaatcaattaaa GATCCACGACTAGGTGGAGTATATATGCTTCATGAACAATTTCCAGAACCTGGAAGTTGGACTATTATTCCAATTATAAAACT attgtataaaaataataaaaatgcaaagtGGTTTTTGTTTTGTGAAGAAAACGCTTATGTAAATTATGACAATTTACAATTACTTTTGAAAGAAAAGAACTCTAGTGAA TCTATATGGATGGGATATGGTGTAAAAGATAAACATCCCACAATAATTCATCATTATGCATTTgaagaaaatgaaaatgaaagaGTTACTTACCCTTTGTTTGCTGCAGGATTTGTTATATCTGCTGAGCTATTAAAAAA tattgccaatttaaatttagaaacttTGGGTTCAGATTTTTCAATCGATGCATCTTATGAATTAGCACtagtaatcaataaaaaaattcaacatcTACCATTGAAATTTTGTTTGAAACTTTCACCAGACTGTATTGTTCATCCTTTGTCTGAAAGAAGTGATTGT acACATTATGGAAAGGTGACAAaagattcaatatattttgctgTGAAAACTTGCAGTAAATTTCATTCAGATAGAGTACCAGTATTACAATCTACTTGGGGCCGAGATGCCGTGCATATAGAATACTTTAGCGATAAACttg acGATACAATACCAACAACTGTATTAGATGTACCAAATACTGAAAGAGGACACTGTCAAAAGACTATTgcaattttcaaatacttatctAAAAAACTTTTGTCAAATAAAGCTGTGAAATGGATTGCATTGACAGATGATGATACTCTTTTGAG TGTTCCTCGGTTAGCATCAATATTGAGCTGTTGGAATGGTCAGCAAATTGCACTTGGTCAAAGATATGGTTACAATATTCGAGGAGATCCGTCTTTAGGATACAATTATCTAACTGGCGGAggaggtattatatttaatgtggcGCTGGTCCATAAATTGACCACTTGCAAATGTTATGCATTTGATGCACCCGATGATATGGTATTAGGCATGTGTTTGAAAGCTTTAAATGCTACAGTGGTTCATTCTCCAGTTTTCCATCAA GCTAGACCACAAGATTATGCTGACGAGTATTTAGAATCTTATCCAATGGTATCTTTTCATAAACATTGGATGATTGATCCAATAGAAGTTTATCGTCATTGGCTTTATCAAGACTCTTCTTTTGGACATGACGAGCTTTAA
- the LOC132929188 gene encoding beta-1,3-glucosyltransferase isoform X3: protein MHYYESSEIVITILSQPNDYNVEQALRLKNNILKQTKSIKDPRLGGVYMLHEQFPEPGSWTIIPIIKLLYKNNKNAKWFLFCEENAYVNYDNLQLLLKEKNSSESIWMGYGVKDKHPTIIHHYAFEENENERVTYPLFAAGFVISAELLKNIANLNLETLGSDFSIDASYELALVINKKIQHLPLKFCLKLSPDCIVHPLSERSDCTHYGKVTKDSIYFAVKTCSKFHSDRVPVLQSTWGRDAVHIEYFSDKLDDTIPTTVLDVPNTERGHCQKTIAIFKYLSKKLLSNKAVKWIALTDDDTLLSVPRLASILSCWNGQQIALGQRYGYNIRGDPSLGYNYLTGGGGIIFNVALVHKLTTCKCYAFDAPDDMVLGMCLKALNATVVHSPVFHQARPQDYADEYLESYPMVSFHKHWMIDPIEVYRHWLYQDSSFGHDEL from the exons ATGCATTactatg aAAGCTCGGAGATAGTCATAACAATTTTGAGTCAACCAAATGACTATAATGTAGAACAAGCActcagattaaaaaataatatattgaaacaaacaaaatcaattaaa GATCCACGACTAGGTGGAGTATATATGCTTCATGAACAATTTCCAGAACCTGGAAGTTGGACTATTATTCCAATTATAAAACT attgtataaaaataataaaaatgcaaagtGGTTTTTGTTTTGTGAAGAAAACGCTTATGTAAATTATGACAATTTACAATTACTTTTGAAAGAAAAGAACTCTAGTGAA TCTATATGGATGGGATATGGTGTAAAAGATAAACATCCCACAATAATTCATCATTATGCATTTgaagaaaatgaaaatgaaagaGTTACTTACCCTTTGTTTGCTGCAGGATTTGTTATATCTGCTGAGCTATTAAAAAA tattgccaatttaaatttagaaacttTGGGTTCAGATTTTTCAATCGATGCATCTTATGAATTAGCACtagtaatcaataaaaaaattcaacatcTACCATTGAAATTTTGTTTGAAACTTTCACCAGACTGTATTGTTCATCCTTTGTCTGAAAGAAGTGATTGT acACATTATGGAAAGGTGACAAaagattcaatatattttgctgTGAAAACTTGCAGTAAATTTCATTCAGATAGAGTACCAGTATTACAATCTACTTGGGGCCGAGATGCCGTGCATATAGAATACTTTAGCGATAAACttg acGATACAATACCAACAACTGTATTAGATGTACCAAATACTGAAAGAGGACACTGTCAAAAGACTATTgcaattttcaaatacttatctAAAAAACTTTTGTCAAATAAAGCTGTGAAATGGATTGCATTGACAGATGATGATACTCTTTTGAG TGTTCCTCGGTTAGCATCAATATTGAGCTGTTGGAATGGTCAGCAAATTGCACTTGGTCAAAGATATGGTTACAATATTCGAGGAGATCCGTCTTTAGGATACAATTATCTAACTGGCGGAggaggtattatatttaatgtggcGCTGGTCCATAAATTGACCACTTGCAAATGTTATGCATTTGATGCACCCGATGATATGGTATTAGGCATGTGTTTGAAAGCTTTAAATGCTACAGTGGTTCATTCTCCAGTTTTCCATCAA GCTAGACCACAAGATTATGCTGACGAGTATTTAGAATCTTATCCAATGGTATCTTTTCATAAACATTGGATGATTGATCCAATAGAAGTTTATCGTCATTGGCTTTATCAAGACTCTTCTTTTGGACATGACGAGCTTTAA
- the LOC132929188 gene encoding beta-1,3-glucosyltransferase isoform X4, translated as MLHEQFPEPGSWTIIPIIKLLYKNNKNAKWFLFCEENAYVNYDNLQLLLKEKNSSESIWMGYGVKDKHPTIIHHYAFEENENERVTYPLFAAGFVISAELLKNIANLNLETLGSDFSIDASYELALVINKKIQHLPLKFCLKLSPDCIVHPLSERSDCTHYGKVTKDSIYFAVKTCSKFHSDRVPVLQSTWGRDAVHIEYFSDKLDDTIPTTVLDVPNTERGHCQKTIAIFKYLSKKLLSNKAVKWIALTDDDTLLSVPRLASILSCWNGQQIALGQRYGYNIRGDPSLGYNYLTGGGGIIFNVALVHKLTTCKCYAFDAPDDMVLGMCLKALNATVVHSPVFHQARPQDYADEYLESYPMVSFHKHWMIDPIEVYRHWLYQDSSFGHDEL; from the exons ATGCTTCATGAACAATTTCCAGAACCTGGAAGTTGGACTATTATTCCAATTATAAAACT attgtataaaaataataaaaatgcaaagtGGTTTTTGTTTTGTGAAGAAAACGCTTATGTAAATTATGACAATTTACAATTACTTTTGAAAGAAAAGAACTCTAGTGAA TCTATATGGATGGGATATGGTGTAAAAGATAAACATCCCACAATAATTCATCATTATGCATTTgaagaaaatgaaaatgaaagaGTTACTTACCCTTTGTTTGCTGCAGGATTTGTTATATCTGCTGAGCTATTAAAAAA tattgccaatttaaatttagaaacttTGGGTTCAGATTTTTCAATCGATGCATCTTATGAATTAGCACtagtaatcaataaaaaaattcaacatcTACCATTGAAATTTTGTTTGAAACTTTCACCAGACTGTATTGTTCATCCTTTGTCTGAAAGAAGTGATTGT acACATTATGGAAAGGTGACAAaagattcaatatattttgctgTGAAAACTTGCAGTAAATTTCATTCAGATAGAGTACCAGTATTACAATCTACTTGGGGCCGAGATGCCGTGCATATAGAATACTTTAGCGATAAACttg acGATACAATACCAACAACTGTATTAGATGTACCAAATACTGAAAGAGGACACTGTCAAAAGACTATTgcaattttcaaatacttatctAAAAAACTTTTGTCAAATAAAGCTGTGAAATGGATTGCATTGACAGATGATGATACTCTTTTGAG TGTTCCTCGGTTAGCATCAATATTGAGCTGTTGGAATGGTCAGCAAATTGCACTTGGTCAAAGATATGGTTACAATATTCGAGGAGATCCGTCTTTAGGATACAATTATCTAACTGGCGGAggaggtattatatttaatgtggcGCTGGTCCATAAATTGACCACTTGCAAATGTTATGCATTTGATGCACCCGATGATATGGTATTAGGCATGTGTTTGAAAGCTTTAAATGCTACAGTGGTTCATTCTCCAGTTTTCCATCAA GCTAGACCACAAGATTATGCTGACGAGTATTTAGAATCTTATCCAATGGTATCTTTTCATAAACATTGGATGATTGATCCAATAGAAGTTTATCGTCATTGGCTTTATCAAGACTCTTCTTTTGGACATGACGAGCTTTAA
- the LOC132929190 gene encoding isocitrate dehydrogenase [NAD] subunit gamma, mitochondrial, which produces MLAVFSKCSLPKKAGSHTIRQLSSVNFDIQHKHPQARKQVGLPRARYGGRNAVTMLPGGGIGPELMSYVKEVFLHGGVPVDFETIQIDPQSDNNDDLQYAIMSIRRNGVCIKGNIETRSLDTAIISRNVAIRNELDLFVNVINVQSYNNIPSRHKNVNVIVIRQNTEGEYAMLEHESVEGVVESMKVITEENSTRLARYAFELAKNNGRKKVTAVHKANIMKLSDGLFLETCKNMSLNYPDIKFDHMIIDNCCMQLVSNPHQFDVMVMPNLYGSIVSNVICGLVGGAGLISGRNYGDHYAVFEPGTRNTGSSIAGTNTANPVAMLSASADMLEHLGHKVHCDIIRTAISKTLNEDMIHTADLNGTAKSTDVVHNVIKHVKSLAGRI; this is translated from the exons ATGTTGGCTGTTTTTTCGAAATGCAGCTTGCCTAAAAAAGCAGGTTCACATACCATTCGTCAGCTGTCGTCGGTCAACTTCGATATCCAACATAAGCATCCCCAGGCCCGAAAACAAGTCGGATTGCCCAGAGCCAG atatggCGGAAGAAATGCAGTCACTATGTTGCCGGGCGGAGGCATTGGACCAGAGCTGATGAGTTATGTAAAAGAAGTCTTTTTACATGGTGGTGTACCAGTCGATTTCGAGACAATCCAAATCGATCCACAAAGTGATAATAATGATGATCTGCAATACGCCATTATGTCTATTCGTAGAAATGGTGTTTGCATTAAAGGTAACATTGAAACACGCAGTCTCGATACCGCTATAATTTCACGTAATGTTGCCATTCGTAACGAACTCGATTTATTTGTGAACGTCATAAATGTGCAGTCATACAATAACATACCAAGCCGCCACAAGAATGTTAACGTAATTGTTATACGGCAAAACACTGAAGGCGAATACGCAATGTTAGAACACGAAAGTGTCGAAGGTGTGGTTGAATCCATGAAAGTCATTACTGAAGAAAATTCTACAAGGTTGGCTCGTTATGCATTCGAATTAGCCAAAAACAACGGTCGCAAAAAAGTGACAGCAGTCCACAAAGCTAACATTATGAAATTATCAGATGGATTATTTTTGGAAACTTGCAAAAATATGTCTTTAAATTACCCAGATATTAAGTTTGATCACATGATTATTGACAACTGTTGCATGCAGCTGGTGTCTAATCCTCATCAGTTTGATGTGATGGTTATGCCTAACTTGTATGGTTCAATTGTGTCAAATGTAATATGTGGCCTTGTTGGTGGTGCTGGCCTAATATCCGGAAGAAACTATGGTGATCATTATGCAGTCTTTGAGCCAGGTACCAGAAACACTGGTTCATCTATTGCAGGAACCAATACTGCGAATCCAGTAGCAATGTTAAGTGCGTCTGCGGATATGTTAGAGCACTTAGGTCACAAAGTGCATTGTGATATTATCAGAACAGCTATATCTAAAACCCTCAATGAAGACATGATACATACAGCTGATTTAAATGGCACTGCCAAAAGTACTGACGTtgtacataatgttattaaacatGTAAAAAGCCTTGCGggtagaatttaa